Proteins co-encoded in one Ictalurus punctatus breed USDA103 chromosome 18, Coco_2.0, whole genome shotgun sequence genomic window:
- the hif1al2 gene encoding hypoxia inducible factor 1 subunit alpha, like 2 isoform X2: MCLECRKARSRVAAQSRREKESQLLRELAALLPLAPSEADQLDKASVIRVTISYLHLRALLDIPDSTTVGAMMHPISASQGELPESIEKWFLDTLEGFLLLLSLCGKIIFITKDAVSHIGIKQTDLIGRSLFDFIHPSDHKEIKEILTRIIGSEDQQKCEVFLRIKGAVKNMLTPWQVIHCTGNKKSSPIPGSSYLLLLCRSLPVQEVIEMEAHLNFKTFLSIHEPDMKFTYCHSGVLELTGFSDVELYGQSVYQYYHPSDCQHIFKAHLCYKPTNSSTEILHRAALCGSLSNDMYDLDLDSLAPYIPTHEEDFHLTPILDGVASDSVLNRHLPSLNETWLTLDAELPTDSETVFSHRVNMNKNPMLVSSSQWHDSTYTMNKKQQVRFKRQISIPEKKTNHWTDVSQHLAKTFSENFVWNCSQSYAEPLHLAYKYAKRSWCPPGSSTQHSNQNTEGKMPSVLVNLPVLSRWECEVNAPLGPTSHLLQGTELITVLDQVASGLCWY, from the exons ATGTGCTTAGAGTGTAGGAAGGCCCGGTCCCGTGTGGCAGCTCAAAGCAGACGGGAGAAAGAAAGCCAGCTGTTAAGAGAGTTAGCGGCCCTGCTGCCCCTGGCCCCATCTGAGGCAGATCAGCTGGATAAAGCCTCTGTCATTAGAGTCACAATCTCCTACCTGCACCTCAGAGCTCTACTGGACATTCCTGACTCCACTACAGTAGGAGCTATGATGCATCCTATCTCAGCAAGTCAGG GGGAACTGCCAGAATCAATCGAGAAGTGGTTCCTAGATACACTTGAAGGATTCCTGCTCTTACTTTCCTTGTGTGGAAAGATTATCTTCATCACAAAGGATGCCGTCTCTCATATAGGAATCAAACAG aCGGATTTGATTGGCCggagtttgtttgatttcattCATCCCTCCGATCACAAGGAGATCAAGGAGATTCTTACAAGGATAATAG GGAGTGAAGACCAGCAGAAGTGTGAGGTTTTCTTACGAATCAAAGGTGCTGTCAAAAACATGCTGACTCCCTGGCAG GTGATTCACTGCACAGGAAACAAAAAGTCATCACCTATTCCAGGATCCAGCTATCTGCTTCTCCTGTGCAGATCATTACCTGTGCAAGAAGTAATTGAGATggaggctcatctgaatttcaAAACATTCTTGAGCATCCATGAGCCAGACATGAAGTTCACCTACTGTCACTCTGG GGTCTTGGAACTGACTGGCTTTAGTGATGTTGAGCTGTATGGTCAGTCTGTGTACCAGTACTATCATCCATCTGATTGCCAGCATATCTTCAAGGCACACCTCTGTT ACAAGCCAACCAACAGTTCAACTGAGATTTTGCACAGGGCTGCTTTGTGTGGCTCACTTTCCAAC GACATGTATGACCTGGATTTGGATAGTCTAGCCCCATACATTCCCACACATGAGGAGGACTTCCATTTAACTCCTATTTTAGATGGAGTGGCAAGTGATTCAGTATTAAACAGACACCTGCCTTCTCTCAATGAGACATGGTTAACTCTGGACGCAGAGCTGCCCACAGATTCAGAAACAGTCTTTTCCCACAG GGTAAACATGAACAAGAACCCTATGCTCGTTTCATCAAGCCAGTGGCATGACAGCACATACACAATGAACAAAAAGCAACAG GTGCGGTTTAAGAGACAAATCTCCATTCCTGAAAAAAAGACCAATCACTGGACAGACGTCTCTCAACATCTTGCTAAAACGTTCTCAGAAAACTTTG TCTGGAATTGCAGCCAGAGTTACGCAGAGCCATTGCATTTGGCCTACAAATATGCCAAACGCTCGTGGTGTCCTCCGGGATCTTCAACGCAACATAGCAACCAAAACACAGAGGGAAAAATGCCCTCTGTGTTAGTTAACTTGCCTGTACTGAGCAGGTGGGAATGTGAAGTGAATGCGCCTCTGGGACCCACTTCACACTTGCTTCAAGGGACTGAACTCATCACCGTCTTGGATCAGGTTGCGTCAGGGTTGTGCTGGTACTAA
- the hif1al2 gene encoding hypoxia inducible factor 1 subunit alpha, like 2 isoform X1, with protein MCLECRKARSRVAAQSRREKESQLLRELAALLPLAPSEADQLDKASVIRVTISYLHLRALLDIPDSTTVGAMMHPISASQGELPESIEKWFLDTLEGFLLLLSLCGKIIFITKDAVSHIGIKQTDLIGRSLFDFIHPSDHKEIKEILTRIIGSEDQQKCEVFLRIKGAVKNMLTPWQVIHCTGNKKSSPIPGSSYLLLLCRSLPVQEVIEMEAHLNFKTFLSIHEPDMKFTYCHSGVLELTGFSDVELYGQSVYQYYHPSDCQHIFKAHLCLFSKGQVYTGKYRLLQKHGGYVWVETDATVVYNIHTGNPERIVCINYILSGVELPDVVFSLEQTKCLLNVFHPPYTTMTHNETISTTTDMDTSFVASPCERDKPTNSSTEILHRAALCGSLSNDMYDLDLDSLAPYIPTHEEDFHLTPILDGVASDSVLNRHLPSLNETWLTLDAELPTDSETVFSHRVNMNKNPMLVSSSQWHDSTYTMNKKQQVRFKRQISIPEKKTNHWTDVSQHLAKTFSENFVWNCSQSYAEPLHLAYKYAKRSWCPPGSSTQHSNQNTEGKMPSVLVNLPVLSRWECEVNAPLGPTSHLLQGTELITVLDQVASGLCWY; from the exons ATGTGCTTAGAGTGTAGGAAGGCCCGGTCCCGTGTGGCAGCTCAAAGCAGACGGGAGAAAGAAAGCCAGCTGTTAAGAGAGTTAGCGGCCCTGCTGCCCCTGGCCCCATCTGAGGCAGATCAGCTGGATAAAGCCTCTGTCATTAGAGTCACAATCTCCTACCTGCACCTCAGAGCTCTACTGGACATTCCTGACTCCACTACAGTAGGAGCTATGATGCATCCTATCTCAGCAAGTCAGG GGGAACTGCCAGAATCAATCGAGAAGTGGTTCCTAGATACACTTGAAGGATTCCTGCTCTTACTTTCCTTGTGTGGAAAGATTATCTTCATCACAAAGGATGCCGTCTCTCATATAGGAATCAAACAG aCGGATTTGATTGGCCggagtttgtttgatttcattCATCCCTCCGATCACAAGGAGATCAAGGAGATTCTTACAAGGATAATAG GGAGTGAAGACCAGCAGAAGTGTGAGGTTTTCTTACGAATCAAAGGTGCTGTCAAAAACATGCTGACTCCCTGGCAG GTGATTCACTGCACAGGAAACAAAAAGTCATCACCTATTCCAGGATCCAGCTATCTGCTTCTCCTGTGCAGATCATTACCTGTGCAAGAAGTAATTGAGATggaggctcatctgaatttcaAAACATTCTTGAGCATCCATGAGCCAGACATGAAGTTCACCTACTGTCACTCTGG GGTCTTGGAACTGACTGGCTTTAGTGATGTTGAGCTGTATGGTCAGTCTGTGTACCAGTACTATCATCCATCTGATTGCCAGCATATCTTCAAGGCACACCTCTGTT TGTTCTCAAAGGGCCAGGTGTACACTGGGAAGTATCGGCTCCTACAGAAGCATGGTGGCTACGTTTGGGTAGAGACGGATGCCACAGTTGTGTACAACATTCACACAGGGAATCCAGAGAGAATCGTGTGCATCAACTATATTCTCAG TGGAGTGGAGCTACCAGATGTGGTGTTTTCACTGGAACAGACAAAGTGCCTGCTGAATGTTTTCCATCCACCATACACTACGATGACACATAATGAGACCATATCTACAACCACTGACATGGACACCAGCTTTGTGGCCTCTCCCTGTGAGAGAG ACAAGCCAACCAACAGTTCAACTGAGATTTTGCACAGGGCTGCTTTGTGTGGCTCACTTTCCAAC GACATGTATGACCTGGATTTGGATAGTCTAGCCCCATACATTCCCACACATGAGGAGGACTTCCATTTAACTCCTATTTTAGATGGAGTGGCAAGTGATTCAGTATTAAACAGACACCTGCCTTCTCTCAATGAGACATGGTTAACTCTGGACGCAGAGCTGCCCACAGATTCAGAAACAGTCTTTTCCCACAG GGTAAACATGAACAAGAACCCTATGCTCGTTTCATCAAGCCAGTGGCATGACAGCACATACACAATGAACAAAAAGCAACAG GTGCGGTTTAAGAGACAAATCTCCATTCCTGAAAAAAAGACCAATCACTGGACAGACGTCTCTCAACATCTTGCTAAAACGTTCTCAGAAAACTTTG TCTGGAATTGCAGCCAGAGTTACGCAGAGCCATTGCATTTGGCCTACAAATATGCCAAACGCTCGTGGTGTCCTCCGGGATCTTCAACGCAACATAGCAACCAAAACACAGAGGGAAAAATGCCCTCTGTGTTAGTTAACTTGCCTGTACTGAGCAGGTGGGAATGTGAAGTGAATGCGCCTCTGGGACCCACTTCACACTTGCTTCAAGGGACTGAACTCATCACCGTCTTGGATCAGGTTGCGTCAGGGTTGTGCTGGTACTAA